In Sorghum bicolor cultivar BTx623 chromosome 8, Sorghum_bicolor_NCBIv3, whole genome shotgun sequence, one genomic interval encodes:
- the LOC110437516 gene encoding probable H/ACA ribonucleoprotein complex subunit 1-like protein: MQSQGDGWSGSFASGRGRFGSDRGGFAQGRGGRGGFGYNRGGFRQDCGGFGYGRGGFGGGGHGRGFGGSGGRQNSWKRKDEVIASDEVVENKTGGGEEIDKAAQDTDLTKVK, from the coding sequence ATGCAGTCGCAGGGTGATGGTTGGTCTGGAAGCTTTGCGTCTGGCCGTGGGAGATTTGGATCAGATCGAGGAGGTTTTGCTCAAGGTCGCGGCGGTAGAGGGGGTTTCGGCTACAATCGTGGTGGCTTTCGGCAGGATTGTGGTGGATTTGGTTATGGTCGAGGTGGATTTGGAGGCGGTGGGCATGGAAGAGGGTTTGGTGGTTCTGGTGGTAGACAAAACTCTTGGAAGAGAAAAGATGAAGTGATAGCCAGTGATGAGGTGGTGGAGAACAAGACTGGTGGTGGTGAGGAAATTGACAAGGCTGCTCAAGATACAGATCTGACCAAGGTTAAGTGA